A genomic window from bacterium includes:
- a CDS encoding AAA family ATPase gives MAQVVAIVNQKGGVGKTTTALSLASFLAEHGKFVLLIDMDPQANAASGLGIDYRSVSRGVYEVLSGDCRPREAVVVTAQEGLHCMPSSPALAGANIELVSVERREFQLADALVELRNSYDIILIDCPPSLGLLTLNALCAADQVLIPVQAEYYALEGLGQLMETIELVRKQLRPELRVLGAVITMYEGRLRLSNDVLEELYRHFPNRVFRSVIPRNVRLAEAPSHGLPITRYDPRSRGARAYEKLTEELLQCL, from the coding sequence ATGGCACAGGTCGTCGCGATCGTCAATCAGAAGGGTGGGGTGGGGAAGACGACAACCGCGCTCTCCCTCGCGAGCTTCCTCGCGGAGCACGGGAAGTTCGTTCTCCTCATTGATATGGACCCGCAGGCCAATGCCGCCTCGGGCTTGGGCATTGACTACCGGAGCGTGTCGCGCGGCGTCTACGAAGTCCTCTCGGGGGACTGTCGGCCGCGGGAGGCCGTTGTTGTGACAGCGCAGGAGGGGCTCCACTGCATGCCGTCATCGCCCGCGCTCGCGGGGGCGAACATCGAGCTCGTCTCCGTCGAGCGGCGCGAGTTTCAGCTCGCCGACGCGCTCGTGGAGCTCCGCAATAGCTACGACATCATCCTCATTGACTGCCCGCCGTCGCTTGGCCTCCTCACGCTCAACGCCCTCTGCGCGGCAGATCAAGTTCTCATTCCGGTGCAGGCCGAGTACTACGCGCTCGAGGGGTTGGGGCAACTCATGGAGACGATCGAGCTTGTGCGCAAGCAGCTCCGGCCGGAACTCCGCGTGCTCGGTGCCGTCATTACGATGTACGAGGGACGCCTCCGCCTCTCGAACGACGTCCTCGAGGAGCTCTACCGACACTTCCCGAACCGCGTCTTCCGGTCGGTCATCCCGCGGAACGTCCGCCTCGCCGAGGCACCGTCCCACGGGCTGCCGATCACGCGGTACGATCCTCGTTCGCGCGGGGCGCGGGCGTACGAGAAGCTGACGGAGGAACTGTTGCAGTGCCTGTGA
- a CDS encoding VTT domain-containing protein: MDILNLITGAGLIGITLVIFAESGLLIGFFFPGDSLLFTAGVLASTGVFSIWWLLALATVAAIVGDSVGYAFGRHVGARLFTRRHSIFFHPEHIERSKRFFEKHGSKAIVLARFMPVVRTFTPMLAGVGRMRYPTFLLYNVIGGIIWATGVPFAGYALGQRIPNIDHYLAPIVIAIVLASIAPAAWHLLRDPAERAKAAAGLRAIRARMRRRA; this comes from the coding sequence ATGGACATCCTTAACCTCATCACCGGTGCCGGCCTCATCGGCATTACCCTCGTGATCTTCGCGGAGTCCGGACTCCTCATTGGGTTCTTCTTCCCGGGGGACTCGCTCCTGTTCACCGCGGGCGTCCTGGCATCAACCGGCGTGTTCAGCATATGGTGGTTGCTCGCGCTCGCGACGGTCGCGGCGATCGTCGGTGACAGCGTAGGGTACGCGTTCGGCCGCCACGTTGGCGCGCGACTCTTCACGCGTCGGCACTCAATTTTTTTTCACCCGGAACACATCGAGCGTTCCAAGCGTTTCTTTGAGAAGCACGGGTCGAAGGCCATCGTCCTCGCGCGCTTCATGCCCGTCGTACGCACGTTCACGCCGATGCTCGCTGGTGTGGGTCGCATGCGCTACCCGACGTTCCTCCTCTACAATGTCATCGGTGGCATCATCTGGGCGACCGGTGTGCCGTTTGCCGGATACGCCCTCGGGCAGCGTATTCCCAACATTGATCACTATCTCGCCCCCATCGTCATCGCGATCGTCCTCGCGTCCATTGCACCCGCTGCGTGGCACCTCCTCCGTGATCCCGCCGAGCGCGCGAAGGCGGCGGCGGGTCTCCGTGCCATTCGCGCGCGTATGCGGCGACGGGCTTGA
- a CDS encoding FliM/FliN family flagellar motor switch protein yields the protein MAFDWNRKEFDLFDDFGLGEEGIRALDPGDILAAPTAIRITSGGKTVAWGELIEVNDETYLRVTQIIGQE from the coding sequence ATGGCATTTGATTGGAATCGGAAGGAGTTCGATCTCTTTGATGACTTCGGTCTTGGTGAGGAGGGCATTCGTGCGCTCGATCCCGGAGACATCCTCGCAGCCCCCACGGCGATTCGTATCACGAGTGGCGGGAAGACCGTCGCCTGGGGTGAGCTCATCGAGGTGAACGATGAGACCTATCTGCGCGTGACGCAGATCATCGGCCAGGAGTGA